One segment of Actinomyces sp. 432 DNA contains the following:
- a CDS encoding DUF3039 domain-containing protein, with the protein MFEVRPTVRTLKALPAESYSGPIPDAIRRSRWKDLADVDISQLPHPLIDAGKKALARGTDRHIKASAAAGRPVLELRTREGAAWRGAMIVDDDGIGWIVYAQRHDRFHSAVAGQLEAARAHDWMPRPVDRTLRRREQARAEIRRWRIQTLAAIIGAVGAAVVADDHSSELLVQREEPRLDASARSSTFSSTITVSVAADLPEVDAAPGLRGEALLDVVVVTRRAEDKLLSTTIAEAVTLLAGHRRPDAVALPDGSGVYYDFIVPASRLQWLVAVESADEVGELAETALGERLRPTHLHYTRKELVAESAVEGRAVRALCGEWFVVRRDEGLPVCEACETRLPVARLVAERLR; encoded by the coding sequence ATGTTCGAGGTTCGTCCGACCGTGAGAACACTCAAGGCACTGCCTGCGGAGTCATACAGCGGCCCAATCCCGGATGCGATTCGTCGTTCTCGATGGAAGGACCTCGCCGATGTGGATATCAGCCAACTGCCGCACCCGTTGATCGACGCCGGCAAGAAGGCGCTAGCCCGCGGAACGGACCGGCATATCAAGGCGAGTGCCGCTGCGGGAAGGCCGGTCTTGGAGCTACGTACCCGTGAAGGTGCGGCGTGGCGCGGGGCAATGATCGTCGACGACGATGGGATCGGCTGGATTGTCTATGCGCAACGGCATGATCGGTTCCACTCCGCTGTCGCAGGCCAGCTGGAGGCCGCTCGCGCGCACGACTGGATGCCAAGGCCGGTGGATCGCACTCTTCGAAGACGGGAACAGGCTCGAGCCGAGATTCGTCGGTGGCGCATACAGACGCTAGCGGCAATCATCGGGGCGGTTGGCGCTGCGGTGGTGGCTGATGACCACAGCAGTGAGCTCTTGGTGCAGCGGGAAGAACCCAGACTAGACGCATCCGCGCGTTCAAGTACCTTCTCGTCGACGATAACGGTGTCAGTTGCGGCAGACCTGCCTGAGGTCGATGCGGCTCCAGGCTTGCGAGGCGAGGCGCTCCTGGACGTGGTAGTCGTGACAAGGCGGGCGGAGGATAAATTGCTGAGCACCACCATTGCCGAGGCGGTGACGCTTTTGGCCGGTCATCGACGTCCTGACGCCGTTGCGCTCCCGGACGGCTCAGGTGTCTACTACGATTTCATCGTCCCGGCGTCTCGGTTGCAGTGGCTTGTGGCGGTGGAGTCCGCAGATGAAGTGGGCGAGCTGGCGGAGACGGCCCTTGGTGAGCGTCTTCGGCCTACGCATCTTCATTACACCCGCAAGGAACTGGTTGCTGAGAGCGCGGTGGAAGGGCGAGCTGTGCGGGCCCTGTGCGGCGAGTGGTTCGTTGTCAGGCGTGACGAGGGCCTACCGGTGTGCGAGGCCTGCGAGACGAGGCTGCCAGTTGCTCGCCTTGTGGCCGAACGGCTGCGCTAG
- a CDS encoding helix-turn-helix domain-containing protein — protein sequence MATKTNTVTTVNAASVNEQSMDVLLGAAHSLPQGSPLAILLENILASLRSGVDVAALSLDRPVTPNQAAAALGMSRPSVYKLMDSGLLKFHYVGKDRRIPATALVDYLDRRERASAQLAEDLANRDRTIKQAVDAIAPLSAEDLAELEEA from the coding sequence ATGGCCACTAAGACCAACACCGTAACAACCGTTAACGCCGCCTCCGTTAATGAGCAGAGCATGGACGTCCTGCTCGGCGCCGCACACAGCCTCCCCCAGGGATCGCCACTGGCAATCCTGCTGGAGAACATACTGGCTTCCCTGCGCAGCGGCGTCGACGTCGCAGCACTCAGCCTCGACCGTCCAGTCACCCCAAATCAGGCGGCAGCAGCTCTCGGCATGAGCCGTCCGAGCGTGTACAAGCTCATGGACTCCGGCCTCTTGAAGTTCCACTACGTCGGCAAGGACCGCCGTATTCCGGCAACAGCCCTGGTCGACTACCTCGACCGTCGCGAACGCGCTAGTGCGCAGCTGGCGGAAGACCTGGCCAACCGCGACCGCACCATCAAGCAGGCCGTGGATGCGATCGCGCCGCTGTCCGCCGAGGACCTCGCCGAGCTCGAGGAGGCCTGA
- the dapC gene encoding succinyldiaminopimelate transaminase — MNASTPAVPDPAASAPAALPRPLALPDFPWHSLRPYRQRASQHPDGVVDLSIGTPVDPTPTVAREALAAAVNAPGYPPADGTPQVRAAIIDWMRRRRGVPGLSDAAVIPTIGSKESVAQLPLQLGARPGDLIAHPRAAYPTYDVGARLAGATPVPVDTAANPDTWELSEGRLAAIWLNSPGNPDGHVLGVEQLACIVTWARARGVVVLSDECYAELAWEEPWATVGVPSLLDPRVTGTGPDGAPDFTGLLALYSLSKQSNLAGYRAAFLAGDPNLVAPVTEVRRHTGMLPPAPVQNALAATLADDAHVAAQRAVYRARREALLEATAAVGLVNDPESVAGLYLWLSGPASMSAWDLVGAFAEMGIVVAPGDFYGAAGAGHVRMSLTDTDERVAAAVRRLRAPEAAARFAG; from the coding sequence GTGAACGCCTCCACGCCCGCCGTCCCCGACCCCGCTGCCTCTGCTCCGGCCGCCCTGCCCCGCCCGCTCGCCCTGCCCGACTTTCCCTGGCACTCCCTGCGCCCCTACCGGCAGCGCGCCTCCCAGCACCCCGACGGCGTCGTCGACCTGTCTATTGGCACGCCCGTCGACCCCACCCCGACCGTAGCCCGCGAGGCACTCGCCGCCGCCGTGAACGCCCCCGGCTACCCGCCCGCCGACGGCACGCCCCAGGTGCGTGCCGCCATCATCGACTGGATGCGTCGCCGCCGCGGCGTGCCCGGCCTGAGCGACGCCGCCGTGATCCCCACCATCGGCTCCAAGGAGTCCGTGGCCCAGCTGCCGCTCCAGCTCGGCGCCCGCCCCGGCGACCTCATCGCCCACCCGCGCGCCGCCTACCCCACCTACGACGTCGGTGCCCGCCTGGCCGGCGCCACCCCCGTCCCCGTCGACACCGCCGCCAACCCCGACACCTGGGAGCTGTCCGAAGGCCGCCTCGCCGCCATCTGGCTCAACAGTCCCGGCAACCCAGACGGGCACGTCCTCGGCGTCGAGCAGCTCGCGTGCATTGTCACCTGGGCGCGGGCGCGCGGCGTCGTCGTCCTGTCCGACGAGTGCTACGCCGAACTCGCCTGGGAGGAGCCCTGGGCCACCGTCGGCGTCCCCAGTCTCCTGGACCCGCGCGTGACCGGCACCGGCCCCGACGGCGCGCCGGACTTCACGGGGTTGCTCGCCCTGTACTCCCTGTCCAAGCAGTCCAACCTCGCCGGCTACCGGGCCGCCTTCCTCGCCGGCGACCCGAACCTGGTGGCACCCGTCACCGAGGTGCGCCGCCATACCGGTATGCTCCCTCCCGCCCCCGTGCAGAATGCCCTGGCCGCCACCCTGGCCGACGACGCGCACGTGGCGGCCCAGCGGGCGGTCTACCGGGCCCGGCGCGAGGCCCTGCTGGAGGCGACCGCCGCCGTCGGCCTGGTCAATGACCCCGAATCCGTGGCGGGCCTGTACCTGTGGCTGAGCGGGCCTGCATCCATGAGCGCGTGGGACCTGGTGGGTGCCTTTGCCGAAATGGGGATCGTCGTCGCCCCCGGAGACTTCTACGGAGCGGCCGGCGCCGGGCACGTGCGCATGTCACTAACCGACACCGACGAGCGGGTTGCCGCCGCCGTACGCCGCCTGCGCGCTCCCGAGGCGGCCGCGCGGTTCGCGGGCTGA
- a CDS encoding citrate synthase translates to MTETPTDLRAQDAPGMLTVGETSLELPRALATEGSAGLAIGKLLGATGLVTLDPGFTNTAACTSDITYIDGAAGILRYRGYPIEELAKSSTFLEVAYLLINGELPDPETFERFQRRIGRHRLLHEDFRSFFTSFPSSGHPMAILQAGIAGLATYYEDTLNPHDPYETELATVLLLSKMPTMISYIARRAIGLPLLYPDPKRGYVEDFLNMTFGMPYQASDIDPTVVRALDMLLILHADHEQNCSTSTVRLVGSSDANMYASVAAGVGALSGPLHGGANEAVLRMLDTIQSEGMSTSEFVRKVKNKEDGVRLMGFGHRVYKNYDPRAALVKETAHEVLTRLGSKDGDRKLEIAMELEEVALSDDYFISRSLYPNVDFYTGLIYQAMGFPTKMFTPLFALGRLPGWIAQYREMMNDPAKRIGRPRQVYTGEVERHYVAMHRRKRVREYLDTRVGEPTLDRVPRV, encoded by the coding sequence ATGACCGAAACGCCCACTGACCTCCGCGCCCAGGACGCCCCCGGGATGCTTACCGTCGGAGAGACCAGCCTGGAACTGCCGCGCGCGCTGGCAACCGAGGGCTCCGCCGGGCTCGCCATCGGCAAGCTGCTGGGGGCCACGGGCCTGGTCACACTCGACCCCGGCTTCACCAACACCGCCGCCTGCACCTCTGACATCACCTACATCGACGGCGCCGCCGGCATCCTGCGCTACCGCGGCTACCCGATCGAGGAGCTGGCCAAGTCCTCCACCTTCCTGGAGGTCGCCTACCTGCTGATCAACGGGGAACTGCCCGACCCGGAGACCTTCGAGCGCTTCCAACGGCGCATCGGCCGTCACCGGCTGCTGCACGAGGACTTCCGCAGCTTCTTCACCTCCTTCCCCTCCTCCGGGCACCCCATGGCGATCCTCCAGGCGGGCATCGCCGGCCTGGCCACCTACTACGAGGACACCCTCAACCCGCACGACCCCTACGAGACCGAGCTGGCCACCGTCCTGCTGCTGAGCAAGATGCCGACGATGATCAGCTACATCGCGCGCCGCGCCATCGGGCTGCCGCTGCTGTACCCCGACCCCAAGCGCGGTTACGTCGAGGACTTCCTGAACATGACCTTCGGCATGCCCTACCAGGCCAGCGACATCGATCCCACCGTGGTGCGTGCCCTGGACATGCTGCTGATCCTGCACGCTGACCACGAGCAGAACTGCTCCACCTCTACCGTGCGCCTGGTGGGTTCCTCGGACGCCAATATGTACGCCTCCGTGGCTGCCGGCGTCGGCGCCCTGTCCGGGCCGCTGCACGGCGGCGCCAACGAGGCCGTGCTGCGCATGCTGGACACCATTCAGTCTGAGGGCATGAGCACCTCCGAGTTCGTCCGCAAGGTGAAGAACAAGGAGGACGGCGTGCGCCTAATGGGCTTCGGGCACCGCGTCTACAAGAACTACGACCCACGCGCTGCCCTGGTGAAGGAGACCGCGCACGAGGTGCTCACACGCCTGGGTTCCAAGGACGGGGACCGCAAGCTGGAGATCGCCATGGAGCTGGAGGAGGTCGCCCTGTCCGACGACTACTTCATTTCCCGCAGCCTGTACCCGAACGTTGACTTCTACACCGGCCTGATCTACCAGGCGATGGGCTTCCCCACGAAGATGTTCACCCCCCTGTTCGCGCTCGGGCGCCTGCCCGGCTGGATCGCCCAGTACCGGGAGATGATGAATGACCCGGCCAAGCGCATCGGTCGCCCGCGCCAGGTGTACACCGGCGAGGTGGAGCGCCACTACGTGGCCATGCACCGCCGCAAGCGCGTGCGCGAGTACCTCGACACCCGCGTCGGCGAGCCCACCCTGGACCGCGTCCCGCGCGTGTGA
- a CDS encoding class I SAM-dependent methyltransferase, which yields MEDQRPTSETAASAAAPLPYANRPLATAPGHWVLARAGKRVLRPGGAALSTAMLARARLSGADIVELAPGLGRTATEVIAADPASYTAIDRDPDAARRVAAVVGDRGSVRRGEAAQTGLLDASADVVIGEAMLSMQGDKAKAAIAAEAARVLRPGGRYAIHELGVVPDDIDAAHYTELRKDLARAIHVNARPMTVAAWRQLLEDAGLVVDWADTAPMALLKLSRNLRDEGLGGFARIARNVISDRELRQRMLVMRRTFKRYERDMVGVALVAHKPE from the coding sequence ATGGAAGATCAGCGTCCTACTTCCGAGACCGCCGCGTCGGCGGCTGCGCCCCTTCCGTACGCCAACCGGCCATTGGCCACCGCCCCCGGTCACTGGGTGCTGGCCCGCGCCGGGAAACGCGTGCTGCGCCCCGGAGGCGCTGCGCTGTCCACCGCCATGCTGGCTCGCGCCCGCCTGTCCGGCGCCGACATTGTTGAGCTCGCCCCCGGACTGGGGCGCACCGCCACCGAGGTCATTGCCGCCGACCCGGCCTCCTACACGGCCATCGACCGGGATCCCGACGCCGCCCGGCGCGTGGCCGCCGTCGTCGGCGACCGCGGCAGTGTCCGCCGGGGAGAGGCCGCGCAAACTGGCCTGCTCGACGCCAGTGCCGACGTCGTCATCGGCGAGGCCATGCTGAGCATGCAGGGGGACAAGGCCAAGGCGGCGATCGCCGCGGAGGCGGCCCGGGTGCTGCGCCCCGGCGGACGCTATGCCATCCACGAGCTGGGCGTGGTCCCGGATGACATAGACGCGGCCCACTACACCGAGCTGCGCAAGGACCTAGCGCGCGCTATCCACGTCAACGCCCGCCCCATGACGGTGGCGGCCTGGCGGCAGCTGCTCGAGGACGCCGGGCTGGTGGTCGACTGGGCGGACACCGCCCCTATGGCCCTGCTCAAGCTCAGCCGCAACCTGCGTGACGAGGGCCTGGGCGGCTTTGCGCGCATCGCCCGCAACGTCATCTCCGACCGGGAGCTACGGCAGCGCATGCTAGTGATGCGCCGCACCTTCAAGCGCTACGAGCGGGACATGGTTGGCGTCGCCCTGGTGGCTCATAAGCCCGAGTAA